A region of Bacteroidota bacterium DNA encodes the following proteins:
- a CDS encoding DoxX family protein, whose protein sequence is MLSSKSPESVGYLTLRVVVSILLIIHGIARISLGIVDDFGGFLDMVGFPFGVAIAWTITIIEIAGGLMLALGRWVQWLALYFAGQLIMGIILVHAQEGWFVVGAGRNGVEYSVLLITVLLVLAYVSRTKSKPE, encoded by the coding sequence ATGCTTTCTTCAAAGTCCCCGGAATCCGTTGGCTACCTCACCTTGCGCGTAGTCGTTTCTATTTTACTGATCATCCACGGCATCGCCCGCATTTCACTCGGCATTGTAGATGATTTTGGAGGATTTCTCGATATGGTTGGCTTCCCTTTTGGTGTCGCAATTGCGTGGACGATAACCATCATCGAAATTGCTGGCGGCCTGATGCTGGCGCTTGGGCGGTGGGTGCAGTGGCTAGCGCTCTATTTTGCAGGGCAACTCATCATGGGCATCATACTCGTCCATGCCCAGGAAGGCTGGTTTGTGGTTGGCGCCGGCCGCAACGGCGTAGAATACAGCGTACTACTTATCACTGTATTACTGGTGCTCGCTTACGTTTCGCGGACGAAATCGAAACCAGAATAA
- a CDS encoding DinB family protein, producing the protein MTVDDLKVLYNYSHWANEKLFDVIAQLPEEAFSREVAGSFGSIRNTMVHILSAEWGWMSRCGGPARPNKLTPDAFLTLQSLRDTFDEVRHHMQTFLDTLQEEDLARIISYPGNAGAIRSMPLGELMQHTANHAVHHRGQVMLMIRMLGHSPGHADMLFYFAEEHGTIAW; encoded by the coding sequence ATGACTGTCGATGATTTAAAAGTGCTCTACAACTACAGTCACTGGGCAAACGAGAAGCTCTTCGACGTCATTGCACAGTTACCCGAAGAGGCTTTTTCCAGGGAAGTAGCCGGCAGTTTTGGATCCATCAGGAATACGATGGTTCACATCCTGAGTGCTGAGTGGGGCTGGATGAGTCGATGCGGTGGACCTGCCCGGCCCAACAAATTGACACCTGACGCTTTCCTAACCCTGCAATCGTTGCGGGACACCTTCGACGAGGTCAGGCACCACATGCAAACTTTTCTTGATACCCTGCAAGAAGAAGACCTGGCGCGCATCATTAGCTATCCGGGAAACGCCGGCGCAATTCGCTCCATGCCCCTTGGCGAGCTTATGCAGCACACCGCCAACCACGCGGTACACCATCGCGGACAGGTCATGTTGATGATCAGGATGCTCGGACACTCCCCCGGCCATGCTGATATGCTGTT